The Bernardetia litoralis DSM 6794 genome includes a window with the following:
- a CDS encoding fatty acid desaturase family protein, with the protein MKNYVKFKPKDKSLFFPTLKKRVDDYFTTNNISKNANASMIIKTIVLLSGYILPFIYILAYNPSFIISMILWIIMGFSMAGIGMSVMHDANHGAYSNSEWVNSLLGNSLTLVGGSVANWKVQHNLLHHTFTNVVHQDDDISDKFVLRFSPHTKVKWFHQYQYIYAFFFYGLQTLFWVLVKDFLQFKRYVIRGEAKWVTFSKLLVSKVIYVFYILIMPVVFFDIPVLNIVAGFLIMHFFAGLILTVIFQLAHTVEGTTHPLPNEKNEILNDWAIHQMNTTVDFAPKNQFLCWYIGGLNFQVEHHLFTKICHIHYPEISKIVEQTATEFEIPYLVNEKFSDALMAHVNALKRFGTEESGLLV; encoded by the coding sequence ATGAAAAATTACGTAAAATTTAAGCCTAAAGACAAAAGTTTATTCTTTCCTACTCTAAAAAAAAGAGTAGATGATTATTTTACAACCAATAATATTAGTAAGAATGCTAATGCAAGTATGATAATAAAAACAATTGTATTATTATCTGGCTATATTTTGCCTTTTATTTATATTCTAGCCTATAATCCTAGTTTTATTATCTCAATGATTTTATGGATAATAATGGGTTTTAGTATGGCTGGAATTGGAATGAGTGTGATGCATGATGCTAACCATGGGGCATATTCAAATTCAGAATGGGTCAATTCACTTTTGGGAAATAGCCTTACTTTGGTAGGAGGCTCGGTTGCTAATTGGAAGGTTCAACACAATTTATTACACCATACTTTTACTAATGTAGTTCATCAAGATGATGATATTTCAGACAAATTTGTTTTGCGTTTTTCTCCACACACAAAAGTAAAATGGTTTCATCAATATCAATATATTTATGCTTTCTTTTTTTATGGATTACAAACTTTGTTTTGGGTACTTGTCAAAGATTTTCTTCAATTTAAACGTTATGTGATAAGAGGAGAAGCCAAATGGGTTACGTTTAGTAAATTACTTGTATCTAAAGTTATTTATGTTTTTTATATATTAATAATGCCAGTTGTATTTTTTGATATTCCAGTTCTGAATATTGTAGCTGGTTTTTTGATAATGCACTTTTTTGCAGGATTAATTTTGACCGTAATTTTTCAGTTGGCACACACAGTGGAAGGAACTACACATCCATTACCCAACGAAAAAAATGAAATTCTTAATGATTGGGCAATTCATCAAATGAATACAACAGTAGATTTTGCTCCAAAAAATCAATTTTTATGTTGGTATATTGGTGGTCTTAATTTTCAAGTTGAACATCATTTATTTACCAAAATCTGTCATATTCATTATCCCGAAATATCAAAAATTGTAGAGCAAACAGCAACCGAATTTGAAATACCTTATTTGGTAAATGAAAAGTTTTCAGATGCTTTGATGGCACATGTAAATGCACTCAAACGATTTGGAACAGAAGAAAGTGGATTGTTAGTTTAG